The uncultured Sphaerochaeta sp. genome includes the window TTACACGATTCTGTTGCAAAATCTCGCGGCTGACGTTGAGAGGAAGATCCTCACTGTCAATCACGCCACGCACAAAGCGAAGATAGGATGGAAGCAACTCTTTGTCATCATCGGTGATGTAGACCCGCTTCACATAGAGCTTCACGCCCGGCTTATAATCTGCATAGTACATATCGAACGGAGCCTTGCTGGGAATGAAGAAGAGCGTGATGTACTCTGTTGCACCTTCGGCTCGTGTATGCAGGTAGAACAAGGGGTCTTCGCTGTCATAGCTGCTCTGCTTGTAGAACTCCTTGTACTCCTCATCGGTCAGCTCGCTCTTGCTGCGCCTCCACAGGGCTGATGAACTGTTGATCTGCTCAACCTTGTGTTCGACCTTCTTCAGTGGATTGCCTTCATCATCCTTCTTCTTGTCGTCGTAGGATGTCTGGTCGTAAGAGAGGAAAATGGGATAGGCAATATGGTCACTGTATTTCTTCACCAGCTGCTCAATCTGCCAACGGTTGGCATATTCACTGCCTTCCTCGTTCAGGTAGAGAATGATGGTCGTACCTTGGCTCTCGCGCTCTGCTTCCTCAAGGGTATAACTTCCCTTGCCGGTGCTGCTCCACTTCCAAGCCTGCTCCTCACCAGCTTTCCGGCTGACTACCTCTACCTTTTTTGCAACCATGAAGGCACTGTAGAAACCTACACCAAACTGGCCGATGAGATTGCTGTCCTTCTTCTGCTCCTCGGTAAGGGATGCGAGGAACTTCTTGGTTCCACTGGATGCAATGGTACCCAGGTTGTCTGCCAAGTCGTCATGACCCATGCCAAGACCGTTGTCACTGATGGTGAGTGTACGGTCTTCACCTTCCTCAGTAAAGGAGATGTCGATGCGTGGCTCAAAGGCTAAATCCTTGAGCTTGTCATCGGTAAGGGTGAGATACTTAAGTTTGTCCAGTGCATCGGATGAGTTGGATACCAGCTCGCGGAGAAAGATTTCCTTGTGGGAATAGAGCGAGTGGATAATCAGATGCAATAGCTCTGATACTTCAGTTTTGAACTTCTTTTGTTCCATCTTCGTATGATACCTCCAAAGGGATATAGGCAAACATACTGATTTTTCAAACCAACGGCAATTGTTCCTTAACAAAAACGCATAGGTGGGCTATGCTTGGTCATGCAGTTTTCCACCCCAAGCTCAGCCAGGACGATCAATCGCTTGAGAGTTCTCAATCTGCTTGCCCGTGAGGGTGAGCTCAGTCGCTCTGATATCGCACGACGCCTAACCCTGAACAAGCCATCCACCAGTGAGATTGTGGAGCAGTTGCTCCAGGAAGGACTTGTCGAGGAAAAAGGAAAGGCCAAGACTGCCAATGGCAGAAGACCCACCAAGCTTGCCTTGCTACATGGTTCCAGACTGGTCCTGGGAGTGGAACTGGGTAGTAAGAATACCTGTTTCACCCTTACAGACCTCTCTGGTAATGTGCTGAGATTTGAGCGAATTCCAACCCCGATCAAACCGGATGCGAAGGAACATGGCCTTACCGTCATCAAGGCGTGTCTGAAAATGCGGCGAATCACCAAGGCCCCTATTGCAGGTATCACGGTGGCTACCAGCGCACAAATCAGTGAAGATGGGCTTTCCATACTCCGCCATGACCACTGGCCTTGGGAGAATGTCCCTCTTGCTAAAGCCATCAGTGAATACACCCAGACCCCTGCAATCCTGGTACATTCAATGAGGGCAATGGTAGAGGCTGAACAGTGGTTCGCCGATGAAGATGAAAAGTCGTTCCTCTATGTTAATTGGGGAGAGCATATCAGTGGAGCTTTGGTACAAGACAATACCATAGTAGGCGAGAAGAGCAGATTTGGACACCTTCCAGTTCGGCAGACAGGTTTGTGCCGGTGTGGAGGGATTGGATGCCTCGAGACCGTAGCTGCAGGGTGGGCACTCAGTGAACGATTTGCTGGCAAGACAGTCAAGGAACTGGCACAAAGGGAAGATCCTGAAGTAGTTCAAGCTCTGCAAGAAGCTGCAGAAGCCATGGGCATGGCACTCACAGCTGCCAGTGCTATGACCGGCTGTAATAAGATTATTCTGGGAGGAGGAATCTCCAATCTTCCGGATCACTACCTTTCATTTCTCCAGAAGTACTACCAGCAGCATGCTCACCACACCCTTGCAGGCATTCCTGTGGTACGCTCCCAGCTCAAGGACCGTAGCGCTGTACTTGGAAGCGTGGCTGTTGGATTGGACCGATGGATTTTCCAGAGAAGAATGTTACAGACGATGCAAGGGCTTTAAGCAAGTAAAAACCGCTACCCATTTGGGTAGCGGCAACCTCCTTGAGAACCCTAGGACTCCTCTCCTAAGGGTACGCGTCTATCCGCTGGAAACATCGGTCTAGACTCGAGCAACGACACTCATGATTATTGCATGGTTTTCTCGCACTGTAAAACATTAATTTTGCAATTTTGTAACTATTTTACCAATTGGTTGATTAACCAGCCAAACTTCACAACAATCGAGAGTTACAAGGAGCTCAGCTTCCTTCGGTATAATTAATGGAGAAAGAACCGGAATAGTTGCCTGCGCTAAACACATCAGCTGCTCGTTTCCTGATTCTGATGGTAAGTTTTCCGATAGGCACATCATCTTGAGCACCTGCAGGGAATCGGGTATTAAAGGTATTTCCGTTCTCCACACTGGTAAAGAAACTCTCGCTTTCAAGCTCGAGTGTTGTCCTGAGCCTATTCAATGCATCCATTTCAAGATCTGTAATCGAAAAAATCAACTTTCCGACGGTTGCTTCTGTAAGGTGGGAGGAGAATTTGAAATAGAGGGACTGCGTCAGTTCCCACTCCTCAAGATTCGGGAACTCGAAACTGAGCATGGCATCCTCACCTGAGAGTTCCTCGCCTGCCTCATTGTAGATGGAGATCCGCAGACCCCTTGGTTCGATGACACCCTGCATATACACGGTGGCACGAGGAAACCGTGGAGGCTCCTCAGCTGCCAGAGGCAAAACAAAGAAGAGGAGTATACATGCTAAGAGAACTTTCTTCATATCCATCTCCCAATACCATCGAACTATACATATAGTACCAGCTACCATTCCCGCTGAAAAGAGGGGAAAGAAAAAGCTGTGCAGGTTACTGCACAGCCTTGTTCATGTTAACCAGTTGAGGGAATTAGACCGTAGCCACTGAAACAGTAACGGTTGACGTATATCCACCAGGAGTTGCATTAGCATTCACATATTCCAAATCACTGCTGATCGTATTACCTAAATGATCATTCCCTGTAGCTTTCAATGGAATAATTTTTATCTGAACATTTTCAGACTTACCGTGTACTGCTGAAGTTGCAAGTGTATAAACTTCGGAGACCGGTTCAGGAGTGCTCCCAGCAATTTCAACATCCGCAATTTTGATGGCCACGCCTGTTTCGGTGTCATGTTCGAAGTCTGATACTTCCATGTAAATACCAAAAGCAATTGACGTATTGGTCTCATACCCATAGGTAAATACAGGATCAGTTTCGAACGCATCTTCTATCGCGAGAGTTGTATTAAACTCTGTTCCAGTATCAGGATTAACAAAACCATGATTGAAAAAGCCACCAATCACAGCTGTCAAGGTTGCAGTAACATCTGAGACTGCCCCCGTAGCAACCACAAGAGGAGCAGCAAAAGCCCCACTCATTGCAATAACCAACACCAATGCAAGTGCAATAACTTTTTTATTCATATTCAAAATCTCCTCCGGATGATTATTCCTCTATCCTTTGTACAAATAGCCTACTACTGAGTGAGACTT containing:
- the htpG gene encoding molecular chaperone HtpG, with the protein product MEQKKFKTEVSELLHLIIHSLYSHKEIFLRELVSNSSDALDKLKYLTLTDDKLKDLAFEPRIDISFTEEGEDRTLTISDNGLGMGHDDLADNLGTIASSGTKKFLASLTEEQKKDSNLIGQFGVGFYSAFMVAKKVEVVSRKAGEEQAWKWSSTGKGSYTLEEAERESQGTTIILYLNEEGSEYANRWQIEQLVKKYSDHIAYPIFLSYDQTSYDDKKKDDEGNPLKKVEHKVEQINSSSALWRRSKSELTDEEYKEFYKQSSYDSEDPLFYLHTRAEGATEYITLFFIPSKAPFDMYYADYKPGVKLYVKRVYITDDDKELLPSYLRFVRGVIDSEDLPLNVSREILQQNRVMNAIRTASVKKLLGEFQKISEQNPDLYTQFIEQYNRPLKEGLYSDYANRDALLELVRFKSSTEDGYVSLASYKERMKSDQKSIYYIAGGKEETLKASPLLEAYRKKGYEVLIMSDDIDDIVVGSIGTYKELPLKAINKSGAVDDLKEEGEDKKKDTKEAKALIKKVKKALGDKVKDVVASSRLADSPAVVVVDENDPSVQMQQILKSMGQTDFEEAKPILEINVEDPMVKKIENSNDEQYIEQLSSVLLDQALLAEGVMPKDPVGFAKRLHALLST
- a CDS encoding ROK family transcriptional regulator, whose translation is MQFSTPSSARTINRLRVLNLLAREGELSRSDIARRLTLNKPSTSEIVEQLLQEGLVEEKGKAKTANGRRPTKLALLHGSRLVLGVELGSKNTCFTLTDLSGNVLRFERIPTPIKPDAKEHGLTVIKACLKMRRITKAPIAGITVATSAQISEDGLSILRHDHWPWENVPLAKAISEYTQTPAILVHSMRAMVEAEQWFADEDEKSFLYVNWGEHISGALVQDNTIVGEKSRFGHLPVRQTGLCRCGGIGCLETVAAGWALSERFAGKTVKELAQREDPEVVQALQEAAEAMGMALTAASAMTGCNKIILGGGISNLPDHYLSFLQKYYQQHAHHTLAGIPVVRSQLKDRSAVLGSVAVGLDRWIFQRRMLQTMQGL